The following proteins are encoded in a genomic region of Methylibium petroleiphilum PM1:
- a CDS encoding extracellular catalytic domain type 1 short-chain-length polyhydroxyalkanoate depolymerase — MHPDFQRLMTEAARLTRAGELRRATASIRAALGKGSATAAETPTASDDDCVVIDVEARRVEPAPPVQQPAPASVPGGRFIAGSHTDVNGTHEYRLFAPPVWQGQTLPLVVMLHGCTQNPDDFAAGTGMNDAAREHGVFVLYPAQTQRANASRCWNWFKHNHQQRDRGEPAMLAAMTREVMARYGIDPQRVYVAGLSAGGAMAAILGDAYPDLFAAVGVHSGLPAGAATDLPSALAAMKRGTGSVARSTSVPTIVFHGDADATVHPSNGERAVAARAGRDTPESTRARSANGREYTQRRYRDADGRVVAEHWVVHGAGHAWAGGSAQGSYTDAQGPDASAEMLRFFRTHTLPPPAR; from the coding sequence ATGCACCCCGATTTCCAGCGCCTGATGACCGAGGCCGCCCGCCTCACGCGGGCCGGCGAGTTGCGGCGCGCCACCGCATCGATTCGCGCCGCACTCGGCAAGGGCTCGGCGACCGCCGCCGAGACGCCGACGGCATCCGACGACGATTGCGTGGTGATCGACGTCGAGGCGCGCCGGGTCGAACCCGCGCCGCCAGTGCAGCAGCCGGCGCCGGCCAGCGTGCCCGGCGGTCGGTTCATCGCCGGCAGCCACACCGACGTGAACGGTACGCACGAGTACCGGCTCTTCGCGCCACCGGTCTGGCAAGGACAAACGCTGCCGCTGGTGGTGATGCTGCACGGCTGCACGCAGAACCCCGACGACTTCGCGGCCGGCACCGGCATGAACGACGCGGCCCGCGAGCACGGCGTCTTCGTGCTCTATCCCGCGCAGACGCAGCGCGCCAATGCGTCGCGCTGCTGGAATTGGTTCAAGCACAACCACCAGCAGCGCGATCGCGGCGAGCCCGCGATGCTGGCTGCGATGACGCGCGAGGTGATGGCGCGCTACGGCATCGACCCCCAGCGCGTCTACGTGGCCGGCCTTTCGGCTGGCGGCGCGATGGCGGCCATCCTCGGTGACGCCTATCCCGACCTGTTCGCTGCGGTCGGAGTGCACTCGGGTCTGCCGGCCGGTGCGGCGACCGACCTGCCCTCAGCACTCGCGGCGATGAAGCGCGGCACCGGCAGCGTCGCCAGGAGCACCTCCGTGCCGACCATCGTGTTCCACGGCGATGCCGATGCCACCGTGCATCCGTCCAACGGCGAGCGCGCGGTTGCCGCCCGCGCCGGCCGCGACACGCCCGAGAGCACCCGCGCGCGCAGTGCCAACGGCCGCGAGTACACGCAGCGCCGCTACCGCGATGCCGACGGTCGCGTGGTCGCCGAACACTGGGTCGTGCACGGCGCCGGCCACGCCTGGGCCGGCGGCTCGGCGCAGGGCTCGTACACCGACGCCCAGGGCCCCGATGCGAGCGCGGAGATGCTGCGCTTCTTCCGCACCCATACGCTGCCGCCGCCGGCGCGCTGA
- a CDS encoding helix-turn-helix domain-containing protein codes for MALVLDHQSADVDDQAQALSGWQQRYEQLGCGRFRGSARQVVMAGGTVLRESTNRQLREQIRPPSDCLVLAIPLSVAPGSVFAGRPLDGDALMVISGHEEYELVAAGELDLLALSVDRRRLGGMLAPEEIEWLARAERQRRWALAPDTAGAVRSQLLAVCSAAGRCAPGAVIDIENEPALIGATLAHTVALAMSDGGADRGAVGIPRRADSRLRVVKRAIEFIRANLQEDIGIPEICAAACASRRSLQYCFEEFLHTTPQAYLRALRLNEARRRLKQPGDQPITLLACAMGFSSASHFTRHYKLMFNELPSQTQRRRTRDA; via the coding sequence ATGGCTCTCGTGCTGGATCACCAATCGGCCGATGTCGACGACCAGGCGCAGGCGCTGAGCGGTTGGCAGCAGCGCTACGAGCAACTCGGCTGCGGCCGCTTCCGGGGGTCGGCGCGGCAGGTGGTGATGGCCGGCGGCACGGTGCTGCGCGAGTCCACCAACCGCCAGCTGCGCGAGCAGATCCGTCCGCCCTCCGACTGCCTGGTGCTGGCCATCCCGCTGTCGGTCGCGCCCGGTTCGGTGTTTGCCGGCCGGCCGCTGGACGGCGATGCATTGATGGTCATCTCGGGCCACGAGGAGTACGAGCTGGTGGCGGCCGGCGAACTCGACCTGCTGGCGCTGTCGGTCGACCGACGGCGGCTGGGCGGCATGCTGGCGCCCGAGGAGATCGAGTGGCTGGCGCGGGCCGAACGCCAGCGGCGCTGGGCGCTGGCCCCCGACACCGCCGGCGCGGTGCGCAGCCAGCTGCTCGCCGTGTGTTCAGCCGCTGGCCGCTGTGCGCCCGGTGCGGTGATCGACATCGAGAACGAGCCGGCGCTGATCGGCGCCACGCTCGCGCACACGGTGGCGCTGGCGATGTCGGACGGCGGCGCCGACCGCGGCGCGGTCGGCATTCCGCGGCGTGCCGACTCGCGGCTGCGGGTGGTGAAGCGCGCCATCGAATTCATCCGCGCCAACCTGCAGGAGGACATCGGCATCCCCGAGATCTGCGCGGCCGCCTGCGCCAGCCGCCGCAGCCTGCAGTATTGCTTCGAGGAGTTCCTGCACACCACGCCGCAGGCCTATCTGCGCGCGCTGCGCCTGAACGAGGCGCGGCGTCGCCTGAAGCAACCGGGCGATCAGCCCATCACGCTGCTGGCGTGCGCCATGGGCTTCAGCAGCGCGAGCCATTTCACTCGCCACTACAAGCTGATGTTCAACGAGCTGCCGTCGCAGACGCAGCGGCGGCGCACGCGCGACGCCTGA
- a CDS encoding c-type cytochrome: protein MTRLRGFALALLLAGGGSVLQAQSLGRQVVPRAQAESVAVTTSVRSQYVVHCAGCHGLDGAGSRIGNVPDMRQLGHFLRLPGGREFVIRVPGVMGSGLNDRQVADVTNWVLTTLAPASLPADHVPYDAAEVQRARSNPLVDVAAARAGLLEEARRRGVPLD, encoded by the coding sequence ATGACGCGGCTGCGTGGGTTCGCCCTGGCGCTGCTGCTGGCGGGCGGTGGGTCCGTGCTGCAGGCGCAGTCGCTGGGGCGACAGGTCGTGCCCCGCGCGCAGGCGGAATCGGTGGCCGTGACCACCAGCGTGCGCAGTCAGTACGTCGTGCATTGCGCCGGCTGCCACGGGCTGGACGGCGCGGGGTCGCGCATCGGCAACGTGCCCGACATGCGGCAGCTGGGCCATTTCCTGCGCCTGCCGGGCGGGCGCGAGTTCGTGATCCGTGTGCCCGGGGTGATGGGCTCGGGCCTGAACGACCGGCAGGTGGCCGACGTGACCAACTGGGTGCTGACCACGCTGGCGCCGGCCTCGCTGCCCGCCGACCACGTGCCCTACGACGCGGCCGAAGTGCAGCGGGCGCGCAGCAATCCGCTGGTGGACGTGGCGGCGGCGCGCGCCGGGCTGCTCGAAGAGGCCCGTCGGCGCGGCGTGCCGCTGGACTGA
- a CDS encoding methylamine dehydrogenase light chain, producing the protein MRWLFKLIDRHAEHGVRQMAHRHGRRSLLARLGVALVGGAVLPMLPFDRSGQSSGAAHAAEPSPRKAAKPDPREDPLQCEYWRYCAFDGYLCTCCGGSLTQCPPGTEASKVSWIGTCLNPQDGRQYLVSYNDCCGKGSCGECLCNNNERERPGYRLGVHNDINWCMANTSPMFHCTTAIIAGVA; encoded by the coding sequence ATGCGCTGGCTCTTCAAGCTGATCGACCGGCACGCCGAGCATGGCGTGCGCCAGATGGCGCACCGGCACGGCCGGCGCAGCCTGCTCGCGCGCCTGGGCGTGGCGCTGGTCGGGGGCGCCGTGCTGCCGATGCTGCCGTTCGACCGCAGCGGACAGTCGTCCGGGGCCGCCCACGCCGCGGAGCCATCGCCACGCAAGGCCGCCAAGCCCGACCCGCGTGAGGATCCGCTGCAGTGCGAGTACTGGCGCTACTGCGCCTTCGACGGCTACCTGTGCACTTGTTGCGGCGGGTCGCTGACGCAGTGCCCGCCGGGCACCGAGGCCTCCAAGGTCAGCTGGATCGGCACCTGCCTGAATCCGCAGGACGGCCGCCAGTACCTGGTGTCCTACAACGACTGCTGCGGCAAGGGCTCGTGCGGCGAATGCCTGTGCAACAACAACGAGCGTGAGCGCCCGGGCTACCGGCTCGGCGTGCACAACGACATCAACTGGTGCATGGCCAACACCAGCCCGATGTTCCATTGCACGACGGCCATCATCGCCGGCGTGGCGTGA
- the mauD gene encoding methylamine dehydrogenase accessory protein MauD, whose product MNALTVSVVLLWAAVLVLGVMLWALSRQVGILYERVAPMGALVTDAGPPVGAPSPSFALTSLQSEPVTIGGIQAGPTLLFFLSPTCPVCKKLIPVLKALLRDEGRRLRIVLASDGEATAHRRFVREYGLDALPYVLSTELGMSYRVSRLPYAVLLDTQGVVAAKGLVNSREQFDSLLNAHEMGAPTIQHYLSGTSAAA is encoded by the coding sequence ATGAATGCCTTGACGGTCTCCGTTGTCCTGTTGTGGGCCGCCGTGCTGGTGCTCGGCGTGATGCTCTGGGCGCTGTCGCGCCAGGTGGGCATCCTCTACGAGCGGGTGGCGCCGATGGGGGCGCTGGTCACCGACGCCGGTCCGCCGGTCGGCGCGCCGTCGCCGAGCTTCGCGTTGACCAGCCTGCAGTCCGAGCCGGTCACCATCGGCGGCATCCAGGCCGGGCCGACGCTGCTGTTCTTCCTCTCGCCGACCTGTCCGGTGTGCAAGAAGCTGATCCCGGTGCTCAAGGCGCTGCTGCGTGACGAAGGCCGCCGACTGCGCATCGTGTTGGCCAGCGACGGCGAGGCGACGGCGCACCGGAGATTCGTGCGCGAATACGGGTTGGACGCGCTGCCCTACGTGCTGTCGACCGAGCTGGGCATGAGCTATCGCGTCTCGCGGCTGCCCTATGCAGTGCTGCTGGACACCCAGGGCGTGGTGGCGGCGAAGGGCCTGGTCAACTCGCGTGAGCAGTTCGACAGCCTGCTCAACGCCCACGAGATGGGCGCCCCGACGATCCAGCACTACCTGAGCGGCACGTCGGCGGCGGCCTGA
- a CDS encoding MauE/DoxX family redox-associated membrane protein, with protein sequence MPFPLPSFDPLPVWIAAAALAALFAHAALAKWADLALFEHQLSVYGVPASTVPALARLLPPLELSMALLLMAGPWRPLGAGLAAALLLLYAGAMGYHRWRGQVLDCGCGGEPLPVSWALVLRNLGLAALAGLAASGLGARPMAGVDMAVVVAATALAALLYAAMNQLLRHRAGGRGLRSLFGSSSS encoded by the coding sequence ATGCCGTTTCCGCTGCCGTCCTTCGATCCGCTGCCGGTGTGGATCGCCGCCGCGGCGCTGGCCGCGCTGTTCGCGCATGCGGCCCTGGCCAAGTGGGCCGACCTCGCGCTGTTCGAGCATCAGCTCTCGGTCTATGGGGTGCCGGCCAGCACGGTGCCCGCGCTGGCCCGGCTGCTGCCGCCGCTCGAGCTGTCGATGGCGCTGCTGCTGATGGCCGGTCCGTGGCGACCGCTCGGCGCGGGGCTCGCGGCCGCGCTGCTGCTGCTCTATGCCGGCGCGATGGGTTACCACCGCTGGCGCGGACAGGTGCTCGATTGCGGTTGCGGCGGCGAGCCGCTGCCGGTGTCGTGGGCGCTGGTGCTGCGCAACCTCGGGCTGGCCGCGCTGGCGGGGCTCGCCGCCTCGGGCCTCGGCGCGCGGCCGATGGCCGGCGTCGACATGGCAGTGGTCGTTGCCGCCACGGCGCTGGCCGCCCTGCTGTATGCGGCGATGAATCAGCTGCTGCGCCACCGGGCCGGCGGGCGCGGCCTTCGTTCTCTGTTCGGGAGCTCTTCCTCATGA
- a CDS encoding amine dehydrogenase large subunit: protein MRRIHRHVGACARVAACAAGLALGAQAAAAPVSPARPQPAELPVETLSTGPIAASATERVYVADVAVSHISDGRIRVFDARHGRFLGMVSTGYVGNFTLSANADELYVATTYLSRGSRGERVDVLEVHDTESLAFKYEIALPAKRAQALNYRGLVRASGNGRFVLVQNATPATSITVVDLQQRKVVSEVPTPGCWGILPAASHGSRFSMLCGDGKLATVTLDDSGQVSDRQIGEAVFDADADPWFHHAEQLGDRYWFVSFKGVLTEVDLGGAVAVVKSARPLVGAAGQRAGWRPGGYQPFAIDPSGRWLVVAMHDKGSEGSHKRPARRLWMFDMAAGTRVASAPGQGSVSLTFSRSGQRLQALDGEKGALHVWRWGERGKLTPISSVARAGEAAIHLESHD, encoded by the coding sequence ATGCGGAGGATTCACCGGCACGTCGGTGCGTGCGCTCGGGTCGCGGCCTGCGCGGCCGGGCTGGCGCTCGGCGCCCAGGCGGCCGCGGCGCCGGTGTCCCCGGCCCGCCCGCAGCCGGCCGAGCTGCCGGTCGAGACGCTGTCGACCGGGCCGATCGCTGCGTCGGCGACGGAGCGCGTGTACGTGGCCGATGTCGCCGTGAGCCACATCTCCGACGGCCGCATCCGGGTGTTCGACGCGCGGCACGGCCGCTTCCTGGGCATGGTGTCGACTGGCTACGTCGGCAACTTCACGCTCAGCGCGAACGCCGACGAGCTGTACGTTGCCACCACCTACCTGAGCCGCGGCTCGCGCGGGGAGCGCGTGGACGTGCTGGAGGTGCACGACACCGAGAGCCTGGCGTTCAAGTACGAGATCGCGTTGCCGGCCAAGCGGGCGCAGGCGCTGAACTACCGGGGCCTGGTGCGGGCCAGCGGCAACGGCCGTTTCGTGCTGGTGCAGAACGCCACCCCGGCGACGTCGATCACCGTGGTCGACCTGCAGCAGCGCAAGGTGGTGTCCGAGGTGCCGACACCGGGCTGCTGGGGCATCCTGCCGGCGGCCAGCCATGGCAGCCGCTTCTCGATGCTGTGCGGCGACGGCAAGCTGGCCACCGTCACGCTCGACGACAGCGGTCAGGTCAGCGACCGCCAGATCGGCGAGGCCGTCTTCGATGCCGACGCCGACCCCTGGTTTCACCACGCCGAGCAGCTGGGCGACCGCTACTGGTTCGTGTCCTTCAAGGGCGTGCTGACCGAGGTGGACCTTGGTGGCGCTGTGGCCGTGGTCAAGTCCGCGAGGCCGCTGGTCGGTGCCGCCGGGCAGCGCGCCGGCTGGCGGCCCGGCGGCTACCAGCCGTTCGCCATCGACCCGTCCGGCCGCTGGCTGGTGGTGGCGATGCACGACAAGGGCAGCGAGGGCTCTCACAAGCGCCCGGCGCGAAGGCTGTGGATGTTCGACATGGCGGCCGGCACGCGCGTGGCCAGCGCACCGGGACAAGGCAGCGTGTCGCTGACCTTCTCGCGCAGCGGCCAGCGGCTGCAGGCGCTGGACGGCGAGAAGGGCGCCCTGCACGTCTGGCGCTGGGGCGAGCGCGGCAAGCTGACACCGATCAGCAGCGTGGCCCGGGCCGGCGAGGCGGCGATCCACCTCGAATCGCACGACTGA